The Astyanax mexicanus isolate ESR-SI-001 chromosome 20, AstMex3_surface, whole genome shotgun sequence genome contains a region encoding:
- the LOC103030174 gene encoding lysine-specific demethylase 2B isoform X2 has product MEAREEPGRRLVCIRGSARRRSMCRRMYDEEEDLSDVEDIANIRGFDLEDKLCSDHYSSNFIHYMEGKDFTYEYVQREALRVPLVFKSKEGLGIRMPEPEFTVSEIKGLVGSRRTVDVMDVSTQKGSEMSMSQFVRYYETPEEERDKLFNVISLEFSHTKLENLIQRPAVVDLVDWVDNMWPLHLKQRQTEATNVISEMKYPKVQRYCLMSVKGCYTDFHIDFGGTSVWYHVFRGEKVFWLIPPTPCNLDLYEQWVLSGKQSDVFLGDQADGCQRIVLKQGHTFFIPSGWIHAVYTPEDALVFGGNLLHSFNIPMQLHVYDIENRTKVHSKFRYPFFYEMCWYVLERYVQCLTNQSYLTLEFKTDVRLTGSESLHCSPVSELRADVGESSEVLMETERSLQSSPNTHHTHSTHSATSSSQPTHPPHTVRFSLSDSEDSSKSVMVDSTTAGDPKLIENPKASGDPKASGDSKAVGDPKARADSKAVVYSKAVVDPKVMANSKALGDSKAVADFKAVGNSTAVEDPKAAGCPEANGDPKANGDPKANWDSETIGDPKAVGDPKVNGDSKAVGDPKANGEPNAIGDSKANGDSKAVGDPKTNGDPKANGDPKDVASGWTYLTEFELNGLHALVEKLESLPEGKRCVPNGIENPQALLQHMKAVLKEHADDDPQLAVTGTPIVCCPKKSIKLRPPARPRSRVSVCSGSGVSAARSAAARRRRTRCRQCAACVRTECGQCHFCKDMRKFGGPGRMKQTCILRQCIAPMLPHTAVCAVCGEAGKEETVESDLEKFGLMLMECSICNEIIHPACLKEAGGVVNEELPNSWECPKCNHAGKAGKKRGPGFKFAPTLPGSVAKPRPQPDLTDKLDINRTTEITCDSLADSSALNQKTEPEDTPISKPDDANQKPLPFLGSSPVLKPKVEEEEEVPVNRKRRCCKDSEPRRKKKKTKPAKRVKRESGKEERPIKEEQSDEDIGQKNVEHRDEDAVKNRFGGGGARVNHTSISPNRTSASHDNSQSCGEEDADRQLKPRSKRLKQEFQKAEGRWGQYGVLSGNGCLGDWLGPKEEPEGEEPPANKGPPSAATTSLHQPNCAQVERHVIRPPPICPPPDRLPLNDGRSHVIGREEWMGVFSYLQYSELCMCMRVCRTWNRWCCDKSLWRWIDLSRCKSISPLMLSGVIRRQPVSLNLSWTNISKKQLSWLITRLPGLRELQLAGCSWAAVSALCSSSCPMLRALDLQWVEGLKDQQITDLLTPPSDYRPGQQDCSSKLCNVEDLNLAGLDITDHSLRLLIKLLPSLTRLDLSYCNHITDHSINLLTAAGTSSRDTLTHINLSVCHRVTDVSLVYFKRCGNISSIDLRSCSQVTRQACERFIAEMSVSVQFTLTDDKLLTRVS; this is encoded by the exons ATGGAGGCGCGCGAGGAGCCCGGCCGCAGGCTGGTGTGTATCCGGGGATCCgcgaggagg CGCTCCATGTGCAGGAGGATGTACGATGAAGAGGAGGATTTATCAGACGTGGAAGACATTGCCAACATCAGAGGCTTTGATCTGGAGGATAAACTGTGCAGCGACCACTACAGCAGCAATTTCATACACTATATGGAGGGCAAAG ATTTCACATACGAGTATGTTCAGAGAGAAGCCCTGCGAGTCCCCCTGGTGTTCAAATCCAAAGAGGGGCTGGGAATCAG AATGCCTGAGCCAGAGTTCACCGTCAGCGAAATTAAAGGACTCGTTG GAAGTCGGCGGACGGTGGACGTGATGGATGTCAGTACGCAGAAAGGCTCAGAGATGAGCATGTCGCAGTTTGTTCGTTATTACGAAACtccagaggaagagagagacaaacTGTTTAATGTGATCAGCCTGGAGTTCAGCCACACCAAACTTGAGAACCTGATCCAGAGACCCGCTGTG GTGGATCTGGTGGACTGGGTGGACAACATGTGGCCTCTTCACCTGAAACAGCGCCAAACTGAGGCCACTAACGTCATCTCTGAGATGAAATACCCCAAAGTCCAGCG GTACTGTTTGATGAGTGTTAAGGGATGCTACACTGATTTCCACATCGATTTCGGCGGAACGTCAGTGTGGTACCACGTCTTCAGAGGAGAGAAG GTGTTTTGGTTGATCCCACCCACCCCTTGTAATCTGGACCTGTATGAGCAGTGGGTTCTGTCTGGGAAGCAGAGCGACGTGTTTCTGGGCGATCAGGCCGACGGCTGCCAGCGAATTGTCCTCAAACAGGGGCACACCTTCTTCATCCCATCAG GGTGGATCCACGCTGTGTACACTCCGGAGGATGCGCTGGTGTTTGGTGGGAATCTGCTGCACAGCTTTAACATCCCCATGCAGCTCCACGTCTACGACATTGAGAACCGCACTAAA GTCCACTCTAAGTTCCGTTACCCATTCTTCTACGAGATGTGCTGGTACGTTCTGGAGAGATACGTGCAGTGTCTCACCAACCAGTCCTACCTCACCCTGGAGTTCAAGACAGATGTTAGACTGACTG GTTCAGAGTCTCTGCACTGCAGTCCTGTCTCTGAACTGCGGGCAGATGTGGGCGAGTCCAGTGAGGTGCTAATGGAGACTGAGCGGTCACTTCAGTCCAGTCCgaacacacaccatacacattcCACACACTCTGCAACCTCCTCATCACAACCTACACACCCACCACACACAGTAAGATTTTCGCTTAGTGACTCAGAGGACAGCAGTAAATCAGTGATGGTGGACTCTACAACTGCAGGGGACCCTAAACTCATTGAAAACCCTAAAGCTAGTGGGGACCCTAAAGCCAGTGGGGACTCTAAAGCTGTTGGGGACCCTAAAGCCAGGGCGGACTCTAAAGCTGTGGTGTATTCTAAAGCTGTGGTGGACCCTAAAGTCATGGCAAACTCTAAAGCCCTTGGGGACTCTAAAGCTGTGGCGGACTTTAAAGCTGTTGGGAACTCTACAGCTGTTGAGGACCCTAAAGCCGCTGGGTGCCCTGAAGCTAATGGGGACCCTAAAGCCAATGGGGACCCTAAAGCCAATTGGGACTCTGAAACTATTGGGGACCCTAAAGCCGTTGGGGATCCTAAAGTCAATGGGGACTCTAAAGCCGTTGGGGACCCTAAAGCCAATGGAGAACCTAACGCCATTGGGGACTCTAAAGCCAATGGGGACTCTAAAGCCGTCGGGGACCCTAAAACCAATGGGGACCCTAAAGCCAATGGGGACCCTAAAGATGTGGCATCCGGATGGACTTACCTGACAGAGTTTGAGCTGAACGGTCTGCACGCGCTGGTGGAGAAACTGGAGTCGCTGCCGGAGGGAAAACGCTGCGTTCCAAACGGGATAGAAAACCCCCAGGCTCTGCTGCAGCACATGAAG gcgGTGCTAAAGGAACATGCAGATGATGACCCCCAGCTGGCTGTCACAGGAACACCTATCGTTTGCTGCCCCAAGAAATCCATTAAG CTGCGTCCCCCAGCCCGCCCCCGGTCAcgggtgagtgtgtgtagtgggtcGGGTGTAAGTGCAGCGCGGAGTGCGGCGGCACGACGGAGGCGGACACGGTGTAGGCAGTGTGCAGCATGTGTGCGGACTGAGTGCGGGCAGTGCCACTTCTGTAAAGACATGAGAAAGTTTGGCGGGCCGGGAAGGATGAAGCAGACCTGCATCCTCAGACAGTGCATCGCT CCTATGCTGCCTCACACAgcggtgtgtgcagtgtgtggggaGGCAGGAAAGGAGGAAACAGTGGAGTCAGACCTAGAGAAGTTTGGGCTGATGCTGATGGAGTGCTCCATCTGTAATGAGATCATCCACCCAGCCTGCCTGAAG GAAGCGGGCGGGGTGGTGAATGAGGAGCTACCAAACAGCTGGGAGTGTCCCAAATGCAACCATGCAGGAAAAGCTGGAAAA AAAAGGGGTCCGGGCTTTAAATTTGCACCTACCCTCCCAGGTTCTGTAGCCAAGCCCCGCCCCCAACCGGACCTGACAGACAAACTGGATATTAACCGAACTACAGAAATTACCTGTGACTCACTCGCTGATTCCTCAGCATTAAATCAGAAAACAGAGCCAGAGGACACGCCCATTAGCAAGCCTGACGATGCCAATCAGAAACCCCTCCCCTTTCTGGGGTCATCACCTGTGCTGAAGCCCaaagtggaggaggaggaggaggtgcctGTGAACAGGAAGAGGAGGTGCTGTAAGGACTCAGAGCCCAGGAGAAAGAAG AAGAAGACCAAACCGGCCAAGCGAGttaagagagagagtgggaaggaGGAGAGGCCAATCAAGGAGGAGCAAAGTGATGAAGACATCGGCCAGAAAAACGTGGAGCACAGAGATGAAGATGCAGTGAAAAACAGgtttggaggaggaggagctagaGTTAACCACACCTCCATTTCTCCAAACAGGACGTCAGCATCGCACGATAACAGCCAATCCTGTGGCGAGGAGGATGCTGACAGACAACTTAAGCCCAGGAGCAAACGGCTGAAGCAGGAATTCCAGAAGGCCGAGGGGAGGTGGGGCCAGTACGGAGTGCTGTCTGGAAACGGTTGCCTGGGCGACTGGCTTGGACCCAAGGAGGAACCAGAGGGGGAGGAGCCTCCAGCAAATAAGGGTCCGCCTTCAGCTGCCACCACCTCCTTACACCAGCCCAACTGCGCTCAGGTGGAACGGCATGTCATCAGGCCGCCGCCCATCTGCCCCCCACCGGACCGCCTTCCACTGAATGATGGCCGGAGCCACGTGATTGGCAGGGAGGAGTGGATGGGTGTGTTCAGTTACCTGCAGTACAGcgagctgtgtatgtgtatgcgcGTCTGCAGGACCTGGAACAGGTG gtgTTGTGATAAGAGTCTGTGGAGGTGGATTGATCTGAGCCGCTGTAAGTCTATCAGTCCCCTGATGTTGAGTGGAGTGATCCGCCGGCAGCCCGTTTCCCTCAACCTCAGTTGGACCAACATCTCCAAGAAGCAGCTCAGCTGGCTAATCACCCGCCTTCCAG GCCTGCGGGAGCTGCAGTTGGCTGGGTGTTCGTGGGCGGCGGTTTCGGCGCTGTGCTCCTCCTCCTGCCCAATGCTGCGGGCGCTGGACCTGCAGTGGGTGGAGGGGCTGAAAGACCAGCAGATCACTGACCTACTGACCCCGCCTTCAGACTACAgaccag GTCAGCAAGACTGCAGCAGTAAGCTCTGTAATGTGGAGGATCTGAATCTGGCTGGGCTGGACATCACGGACCACTCACTCCGCCTCCTCATCAAGCTTCTCCCCTCCCTGACCCGCCTGGACCTCAGCTACTGTAACCACATCACTGACCACAGCATCAACCTCCTCACTGCCGCTGGAACCAGCAGCCGAGACACCCTCACACACATCAACCTAtcag tgtgtcaCCGGGTGACGGACGTGTCTCTGGTGTATTTTAAACGCTGTGGCAACATCAGCTCCATCGACCTGCGCTCCTGCAGTCAGGTGACCCGGCAGGCCTGTGAGCGCTTCATCGCCGAGATGTCAGTCAGTGTTCAGTTCACCCTGACCGATGACAAACTGCTGACCAGGGTGAGCTAG
- the LOC103030174 gene encoding lysine-specific demethylase 2B isoform X3: MEAREEPGRRLVCIRGSARRRSMCRRMYDEEEDLSDVEDIANIRGFDLEDKLCSDHYSSNFIHYMEGKDFTYEYVQREALRVPLVFKSKEGLGIRMPEPEFTVSEIKGLVGSRRTVDVMDVSTQKGSEMSMSQFVRYYETPEEERDKLFNVISLEFSHTKLENLIQRPAVVDLVDWVDNMWPLHLKQRQTEATNVISEMKYPKVQRYCLMSVKGCYTDFHIDFGGTSVWYHVFRGEKVFWLIPPTPCNLDLYEQWVLSGKQSDVFLGDQADGCQRIVLKQGHTFFIPSGWIHAVYTPEDALVFGGNLLHSFNIPMQLHVYDIENRTKVHSKFRYPFFYEMCWYVLERYVQCLTNQSYLTLEFKTDVRLTGSESLHCSPVSELRADVGESSEVLMETERSLQSSPNTHHTHSTHSATSSSQPTHPPHTVRFSLSDSEDSSKSVMVDSTTAGDPKLIENPKASGDPKASGDSKAVGDPKARADSKAVVYSKAVVDPKVMANSKALGDSKAVADFKAVGNSTAVEDPKAAGCPEANGDPKANGDPKANWDSETIGDPKAVGDPKVNGDSKAVGDPKANGEPNAIGDSKANGDSKAVGDPKTNGDPKANGDPKDVASGWTYLTEFELNGLHALVEKLESLPEGKRCVPNGIENPQALLQHMKAVLKEHADDDPQLAVTGTPIVCCPKKSIKLRPPARPRSRVSVCSGSGVSAARSAAARRRRTRCRQCAACVRTECGQCHFCKDMRKFGGPGRMKQTCILRQCIAPMLPHTAVCAVCGEAGKEETVESDLEKFGLMLMECSICNEIIHPACLKEAGGVVNEELPNSWECPKCNHAGKAGKQKRGPGFKFAPTLPGSVAKPRPQPDLTDKLDINRTTEITCDSLADSSALNQKTEPEDTPISKPDDANQKPLPFLGSSPVLKPKVEEEEEVPVNRKRRCCKDSEPRRKKKTKPAKRVKRESGKEERPIKEEQSDEDIGQKNVEHRDEDAVKNRFGGGGARVNHTSISPNRTSASHDNSQSCGEEDADRQLKPRSKRLKQEFQKAEGRWGQYGVLSGNGCLGDWLGPKEEPEGEEPPANKGPPSAATTSLHQPNCAQVERHVIRPPPICPPPDRLPLNDGRSHVIGREEWMGVFSYLQYSELCMCMRVCRTWNRWCCDKSLWRWIDLSRCKSISPLMLSGVIRRQPVSLNLSWTNISKKQLSWLITRLPGLRELQLAGCSWAAVSALCSSSCPMLRALDLQWVEGLKDQQITDLLTPPSDYRPGQQDCSSKLCNVEDLNLAGLDITDHSLRLLIKLLPSLTRLDLSYCNHITDHSINLLTAAGTSSRDTLTHINLSVCHRVTDVSLVYFKRCGNISSIDLRSCSQVTRQACERFIAEMSVSVQFTLTDDKLLTRVS, from the exons ATGGAGGCGCGCGAGGAGCCCGGCCGCAGGCTGGTGTGTATCCGGGGATCCgcgaggagg CGCTCCATGTGCAGGAGGATGTACGATGAAGAGGAGGATTTATCAGACGTGGAAGACATTGCCAACATCAGAGGCTTTGATCTGGAGGATAAACTGTGCAGCGACCACTACAGCAGCAATTTCATACACTATATGGAGGGCAAAG ATTTCACATACGAGTATGTTCAGAGAGAAGCCCTGCGAGTCCCCCTGGTGTTCAAATCCAAAGAGGGGCTGGGAATCAG AATGCCTGAGCCAGAGTTCACCGTCAGCGAAATTAAAGGACTCGTTG GAAGTCGGCGGACGGTGGACGTGATGGATGTCAGTACGCAGAAAGGCTCAGAGATGAGCATGTCGCAGTTTGTTCGTTATTACGAAACtccagaggaagagagagacaaacTGTTTAATGTGATCAGCCTGGAGTTCAGCCACACCAAACTTGAGAACCTGATCCAGAGACCCGCTGTG GTGGATCTGGTGGACTGGGTGGACAACATGTGGCCTCTTCACCTGAAACAGCGCCAAACTGAGGCCACTAACGTCATCTCTGAGATGAAATACCCCAAAGTCCAGCG GTACTGTTTGATGAGTGTTAAGGGATGCTACACTGATTTCCACATCGATTTCGGCGGAACGTCAGTGTGGTACCACGTCTTCAGAGGAGAGAAG GTGTTTTGGTTGATCCCACCCACCCCTTGTAATCTGGACCTGTATGAGCAGTGGGTTCTGTCTGGGAAGCAGAGCGACGTGTTTCTGGGCGATCAGGCCGACGGCTGCCAGCGAATTGTCCTCAAACAGGGGCACACCTTCTTCATCCCATCAG GGTGGATCCACGCTGTGTACACTCCGGAGGATGCGCTGGTGTTTGGTGGGAATCTGCTGCACAGCTTTAACATCCCCATGCAGCTCCACGTCTACGACATTGAGAACCGCACTAAA GTCCACTCTAAGTTCCGTTACCCATTCTTCTACGAGATGTGCTGGTACGTTCTGGAGAGATACGTGCAGTGTCTCACCAACCAGTCCTACCTCACCCTGGAGTTCAAGACAGATGTTAGACTGACTG GTTCAGAGTCTCTGCACTGCAGTCCTGTCTCTGAACTGCGGGCAGATGTGGGCGAGTCCAGTGAGGTGCTAATGGAGACTGAGCGGTCACTTCAGTCCAGTCCgaacacacaccatacacattcCACACACTCTGCAACCTCCTCATCACAACCTACACACCCACCACACACAGTAAGATTTTCGCTTAGTGACTCAGAGGACAGCAGTAAATCAGTGATGGTGGACTCTACAACTGCAGGGGACCCTAAACTCATTGAAAACCCTAAAGCTAGTGGGGACCCTAAAGCCAGTGGGGACTCTAAAGCTGTTGGGGACCCTAAAGCCAGGGCGGACTCTAAAGCTGTGGTGTATTCTAAAGCTGTGGTGGACCCTAAAGTCATGGCAAACTCTAAAGCCCTTGGGGACTCTAAAGCTGTGGCGGACTTTAAAGCTGTTGGGAACTCTACAGCTGTTGAGGACCCTAAAGCCGCTGGGTGCCCTGAAGCTAATGGGGACCCTAAAGCCAATGGGGACCCTAAAGCCAATTGGGACTCTGAAACTATTGGGGACCCTAAAGCCGTTGGGGATCCTAAAGTCAATGGGGACTCTAAAGCCGTTGGGGACCCTAAAGCCAATGGAGAACCTAACGCCATTGGGGACTCTAAAGCCAATGGGGACTCTAAAGCCGTCGGGGACCCTAAAACCAATGGGGACCCTAAAGCCAATGGGGACCCTAAAGATGTGGCATCCGGATGGACTTACCTGACAGAGTTTGAGCTGAACGGTCTGCACGCGCTGGTGGAGAAACTGGAGTCGCTGCCGGAGGGAAAACGCTGCGTTCCAAACGGGATAGAAAACCCCCAGGCTCTGCTGCAGCACATGAAG gcgGTGCTAAAGGAACATGCAGATGATGACCCCCAGCTGGCTGTCACAGGAACACCTATCGTTTGCTGCCCCAAGAAATCCATTAAG CTGCGTCCCCCAGCCCGCCCCCGGTCAcgggtgagtgtgtgtagtgggtcGGGTGTAAGTGCAGCGCGGAGTGCGGCGGCACGACGGAGGCGGACACGGTGTAGGCAGTGTGCAGCATGTGTGCGGACTGAGTGCGGGCAGTGCCACTTCTGTAAAGACATGAGAAAGTTTGGCGGGCCGGGAAGGATGAAGCAGACCTGCATCCTCAGACAGTGCATCGCT CCTATGCTGCCTCACACAgcggtgtgtgcagtgtgtggggaGGCAGGAAAGGAGGAAACAGTGGAGTCAGACCTAGAGAAGTTTGGGCTGATGCTGATGGAGTGCTCCATCTGTAATGAGATCATCCACCCAGCCTGCCTGAAG GAAGCGGGCGGGGTGGTGAATGAGGAGCTACCAAACAGCTGGGAGTGTCCCAAATGCAACCATGCAGGAAAAGCTGGAAAA CAGAAAAGGGGTCCGGGCTTTAAATTTGCACCTACCCTCCCAGGTTCTGTAGCCAAGCCCCGCCCCCAACCGGACCTGACAGACAAACTGGATATTAACCGAACTACAGAAATTACCTGTGACTCACTCGCTGATTCCTCAGCATTAAATCAGAAAACAGAGCCAGAGGACACGCCCATTAGCAAGCCTGACGATGCCAATCAGAAACCCCTCCCCTTTCTGGGGTCATCACCTGTGCTGAAGCCCaaagtggaggaggaggaggaggtgcctGTGAACAGGAAGAGGAGGTGCTGTAAGGACTCAGAGCCCAGGAGAAAGAAG AAGACCAAACCGGCCAAGCGAGttaagagagagagtgggaaggaGGAGAGGCCAATCAAGGAGGAGCAAAGTGATGAAGACATCGGCCAGAAAAACGTGGAGCACAGAGATGAAGATGCAGTGAAAAACAGgtttggaggaggaggagctagaGTTAACCACACCTCCATTTCTCCAAACAGGACGTCAGCATCGCACGATAACAGCCAATCCTGTGGCGAGGAGGATGCTGACAGACAACTTAAGCCCAGGAGCAAACGGCTGAAGCAGGAATTCCAGAAGGCCGAGGGGAGGTGGGGCCAGTACGGAGTGCTGTCTGGAAACGGTTGCCTGGGCGACTGGCTTGGACCCAAGGAGGAACCAGAGGGGGAGGAGCCTCCAGCAAATAAGGGTCCGCCTTCAGCTGCCACCACCTCCTTACACCAGCCCAACTGCGCTCAGGTGGAACGGCATGTCATCAGGCCGCCGCCCATCTGCCCCCCACCGGACCGCCTTCCACTGAATGATGGCCGGAGCCACGTGATTGGCAGGGAGGAGTGGATGGGTGTGTTCAGTTACCTGCAGTACAGcgagctgtgtatgtgtatgcgcGTCTGCAGGACCTGGAACAGGTG gtgTTGTGATAAGAGTCTGTGGAGGTGGATTGATCTGAGCCGCTGTAAGTCTATCAGTCCCCTGATGTTGAGTGGAGTGATCCGCCGGCAGCCCGTTTCCCTCAACCTCAGTTGGACCAACATCTCCAAGAAGCAGCTCAGCTGGCTAATCACCCGCCTTCCAG GCCTGCGGGAGCTGCAGTTGGCTGGGTGTTCGTGGGCGGCGGTTTCGGCGCTGTGCTCCTCCTCCTGCCCAATGCTGCGGGCGCTGGACCTGCAGTGGGTGGAGGGGCTGAAAGACCAGCAGATCACTGACCTACTGACCCCGCCTTCAGACTACAgaccag GTCAGCAAGACTGCAGCAGTAAGCTCTGTAATGTGGAGGATCTGAATCTGGCTGGGCTGGACATCACGGACCACTCACTCCGCCTCCTCATCAAGCTTCTCCCCTCCCTGACCCGCCTGGACCTCAGCTACTGTAACCACATCACTGACCACAGCATCAACCTCCTCACTGCCGCTGGAACCAGCAGCCGAGACACCCTCACACACATCAACCTAtcag tgtgtcaCCGGGTGACGGACGTGTCTCTGGTGTATTTTAAACGCTGTGGCAACATCAGCTCCATCGACCTGCGCTCCTGCAGTCAGGTGACCCGGCAGGCCTGTGAGCGCTTCATCGCCGAGATGTCAGTCAGTGTTCAGTTCACCCTGACCGATGACAAACTGCTGACCAGGGTGAGCTAG